A region of Rhodospirillales bacterium DNA encodes the following proteins:
- a CDS encoding tryptophan synthase subunit alpha has product MSRIAGRFARLKDEGRAALITYVTAGDPDLDTSYQILKGLPAAGADLIELGMPFTDPMADGPSIQAAGQRALKAGISMDKTFAMVRRFRAETGDDATPILLMGYYNMIYQRGAQKFCQDAAAAGVDGMIIVDLPPEEADELKPHAVKAGLDTVLLTAPTTDAKRLPAILEYASGFLYFVSVLGITGTRSSTEDAVKTHVAALRTQTKLPIGVGFGIRTPEQAAGVARHADAAVVGSAIVERVKGGLDEAGKPRPDLLPGVFAYIRALADGVRGARKK; this is encoded by the coding sequence GTGAGCCGCATCGCCGGACGCTTCGCGCGCCTCAAGGACGAGGGCCGCGCCGCGCTGATCACCTACGTCACGGCCGGCGATCCCGACCTCGACACGTCCTACCAGATCCTCAAGGGCCTGCCGGCGGCCGGCGCCGACCTGATCGAGCTGGGCATGCCGTTCACCGACCCGATGGCCGACGGTCCGTCGATCCAGGCGGCCGGCCAGCGCGCGCTGAAGGCCGGCATCTCGATGGACAAGACCTTCGCCATGGTCCGGCGCTTCCGCGCCGAGACCGGCGACGACGCCACGCCCATCCTGCTGATGGGCTACTACAACATGATCTACCAGCGCGGCGCGCAGAAGTTCTGCCAGGACGCCGCCGCGGCGGGCGTCGACGGCATGATCATCGTCGACCTGCCGCCGGAGGAGGCCGACGAGCTGAAGCCGCACGCGGTCAAGGCCGGCCTCGACACCGTGCTGCTGACGGCGCCGACGACGGACGCCAAGCGCCTGCCGGCGATCCTCGAATACGCCTCGGGCTTCCTCTATTTCGTCTCGGTGCTGGGCATCACCGGCACCCGGTCGTCGACCGAGGACGCGGTCAAGACCCACGTCGCGGCGCTGCGCACGCAGACCAAGCTGCCGATCGGCGTCGGCTTCGGCATCCGCACGCCCGAGCAGGCCGCCGGCGTCGCCCGCCACGCCGACGCCGCCGTGGTCGGCTCGGCCATCGTCGAGCGCGTCAAGGGCGGACTCGACGAGGCCGGCAAACCGCGGCCCGATCTGCTGCCCGGCGTCTTCGCCTACATCCGCGCGCTGGCCGACGGGGTGCGGGGCGCGCGCAAGAAGTAA
- a CDS encoding protein kinase, with protein sequence MVADDRPALASHQGRMEEGDPFGALPAGARVGKYEIIETLGQGGFGITYRARDTRLDRDVAVKEYLPTSFAMRQGDGTVLPRSTRTAEDFIWGRERFLDEAKTLARLEDAPGIVAVYDYMEANGTAYMVMALLRGGTLEARLKRDGRLPQPAIEQFLYPLLDGLERVHKTGFLHRDIKPANILLDADGRPTLIDFGAARVALEGRTQAMTAIYTPGYAAPEQMALSGRQGPWTDIFALSSTLYHCVASRTPVSAMERATGEPLVPAVEAGKGRYAPSLLRAIDAGLALRAADRPQSIADLRALLSGQSAGGRGSAGTRELEGVADTRRIDATVRPSARRGRAPVAWIAAGLAALALAGGGAWFALRPPSVPETVEATARRADDEARRQTALAARLREEEAARRAESERLVRFEAARRQAEEDEKRRIAEEARRKIEAEVARKAAEDKAAAEAVARRRAEEEARARADAEAARKAAAEKAAAEQAERQRVAAAAETERRRAAEESARQAAAEDAARRRVAEETARRAADADAERRRLADETARRAAAEKAAAESEARRKAEEEAKARADAEAARRREEAQRAATEEKAKAERIAQEKALAEAKTLAEAEAARKAEEEKRRAAEDTAKSAAEVKRQAEAAEAALRLTETDRKRVQVALTAVGHNTGGADGAFGPRSRAMIAAWQKSRNEPDTGYLTGPQWAALQRQAAPALARHDEEQKKLEEDKRKAEDEAKRKAEEEAKRKAEEEAKRPPPAQTAAAAPPPAAKAPVVATPAAGSYSGDFCVNIRDRCTKVTISVSGGVVSGRWTWNAREYTIEGTVSPTGEVRADVQEHKSNGKFWARLRGTHADGRLRASGSFQDSGQPASIDVRR encoded by the coding sequence ATGGTCGCCGACGATCGTCCGGCGCTGGCGTCCCATCAGGGACGGATGGAGGAGGGCGACCCGTTCGGCGCCCTGCCCGCGGGCGCGCGCGTCGGCAAATACGAGATCATCGAGACGCTGGGCCAGGGCGGTTTCGGCATCACCTACCGCGCCCGCGACACCCGTCTCGACCGCGACGTCGCCGTCAAGGAGTACCTGCCGACCAGCTTCGCCATGCGCCAGGGCGACGGCACGGTGCTGCCGCGCTCCACCCGCACCGCCGAGGATTTCATCTGGGGGCGCGAGCGCTTCCTCGACGAGGCCAAGACCCTGGCCCGGCTCGAGGACGCGCCGGGCATCGTCGCTGTCTACGACTACATGGAGGCCAACGGCACGGCCTACATGGTCATGGCGCTGCTGCGCGGCGGCACCCTGGAGGCCCGCCTCAAGCGCGACGGGCGCCTGCCGCAGCCCGCCATCGAGCAGTTCCTTTATCCCCTGCTCGACGGGCTGGAGCGGGTGCACAAGACCGGCTTCCTGCACCGCGACATCAAACCCGCCAACATCCTGCTCGACGCCGATGGCCGCCCGACACTGATCGATTTCGGCGCCGCGCGCGTGGCGCTGGAAGGCCGCACCCAGGCGATGACCGCCATCTACACGCCGGGCTACGCCGCGCCGGAGCAGATGGCGCTGTCCGGCCGGCAGGGGCCGTGGACCGACATCTTCGCGCTGTCGAGCACGCTCTACCATTGCGTCGCCTCCCGCACGCCGGTCAGCGCGATGGAGCGCGCCACCGGCGAGCCGCTGGTGCCGGCGGTCGAGGCCGGCAAGGGCCGCTACGCGCCCAGCCTGCTGCGGGCGATCGACGCCGGGCTGGCGCTGCGCGCCGCCGACCGGCCGCAGAGCATCGCGGATCTTCGCGCCCTGCTGTCGGGCCAGAGCGCCGGCGGACGGGGATCGGCCGGGACGCGCGAACTGGAGGGCGTCGCCGACACGCGGCGGATCGACGCCACGGTGCGGCCGTCCGCCAGGCGCGGGCGCGCGCCGGTGGCCTGGATCGCCGCGGGTCTGGCGGCGCTGGCGCTGGCCGGCGGCGGCGCGTGGTTCGCGCTGCGTCCCCCGTCCGTGCCGGAGACCGTCGAGGCGACCGCGCGCCGGGCCGACGACGAGGCCCGCCGCCAGACCGCGCTGGCGGCGCGTCTGCGCGAGGAGGAGGCCGCGCGCCGGGCGGAGTCGGAGCGGTTGGTGCGCTTCGAGGCCGCGCGTCGCCAGGCCGAGGAGGACGAGAAGCGCCGGATCGCCGAGGAGGCGCGCCGCAAGATCGAGGCCGAGGTGGCGCGCAAGGCGGCCGAGGACAAGGCCGCCGCCGAGGCCGTGGCGCGGCGCCGGGCGGAGGAGGAGGCGCGGGCCCGCGCCGACGCGGAGGCCGCGCGCAAGGCGGCGGCCGAGAAGGCCGCGGCGGAGCAGGCCGAGCGTCAGCGCGTCGCGGCGGCCGCCGAGACGGAGCGTCGCCGTGCGGCCGAGGAATCGGCGCGGCAAGCGGCGGCCGAGGACGCCGCGCGCCGTCGGGTGGCCGAGGAGACGGCCCGTCGCGCCGCCGACGCGGACGCCGAGCGTCGGCGCCTGGCCGACGAGACGGCGCGTCGCGCGGCGGCGGAGAAAGCCGCCGCGGAGTCCGAGGCGCGGCGCAAGGCGGAGGAGGAGGCGAAGGCGCGGGCCGACGCCGAGGCCGCGCGCCGTCGCGAGGAGGCCCAGCGCGCGGCCACCGAGGAGAAGGCGAAAGCCGAGCGGATCGCGCAGGAGAAGGCGCTGGCGGAGGCCAAGACCTTGGCCGAGGCGGAGGCGGCGCGGAAGGCGGAGGAGGAGAAGCGTCGCGCGGCGGAGGACACCGCGAAATCGGCGGCGGAGGTCAAGCGCCAGGCGGAAGCCGCCGAGGCGGCGCTGCGGCTGACGGAGACCGACCGCAAGCGCGTGCAGGTCGCGCTGACCGCCGTCGGCCACAACACCGGCGGCGCCGACGGCGCCTTCGGCCCGCGCTCGCGGGCGATGATCGCGGCGTGGCAGAAATCGCGCAATGAACCCGACACGGGATACCTGACAGGCCCGCAATGGGCGGCGCTGCAGCGTCAGGCCGCGCCGGCGCTGGCGCGCCACGACGAGGAGCAGAAGAAGCTGGAGGAGGACAAGCGCAAGGCGGAGGACGAGGCGAAGCGGAAGGCGGAAGAAGAGGCCAAACGCAAAGCGGAGGAAGAAGCCAAGCGCCCGCCGCCGGCCCAGACCGCGGCGGCCGCGCCGCCGCCCGCCGCCAAGGCGCCAGTGGTCGCCACTCCGGCCGCAGGCAGCTACAGCGGCGATTTCTGCGTCAACATCCGTGATCGCTGCACCAAGGTGACGATCTCCGTCAGCGGCGGCGTGGTGTCGGGCCGTTGGACGTGGAACGCGCGCGAGTACACCATCGAGGGCACGGTGTCGCCGACCGGCGAGGTGCGTGCGGACGTCCAGGAGCACAAATCCAACGGCAAGTTCTGGGCGCGGCTGCGCGGCACCCACGCCGACGGCCGCCTGCGCGCCTCCGGCTCCTTCCAGGACTCCGGCCAGCCCGCCAGCATCGACGTCCGGCGCTAG
- a CDS encoding amidohydrolase yields the protein MSIDPQIAAFAADMTAWRRDIHAHPELGFEEERTSAIVAARLKEFGCEVATGIGRTGVVGTIRVGNNPRAIGLRADMDALPMDELNTFAHASTHKGRMHACGHDGHTTMLLGAAKYLAATRNFDGTVHFIFQPAEEGRGGAEAMVKDGLFDKFPCEVVFGMHNRPKMEVGKFMIRPGPQMAGGGLFDIHIKGKGAHGARPESGVDPVVIGGHIITALQTVVSRTLAPLDSGVISITQMHAGDAYNVIPETAVLRGTVRAFRKEVMATIKERIERIATGIASTLGGEAKADVRIVFPPLVNTPEEAMWIADVAAGIVGEENVERNGHFVMASEDFSYMLEKVPGAFILIGNGGGEGGCEVHNPSYDFNDAALPLGATLWARAVETRLAKRD from the coding sequence GTGAGCATCGACCCGCAGATCGCCGCCTTCGCCGCCGACATGACGGCGTGGCGCCGCGACATCCACGCCCATCCCGAGCTGGGATTCGAGGAGGAGCGGACCAGCGCCATCGTCGCGGCGCGGCTGAAGGAGTTCGGCTGCGAGGTCGCGACCGGCATCGGCAGGACCGGCGTCGTCGGCACCATCCGCGTGGGCAACAACCCGCGCGCCATCGGCCTGCGCGCCGACATGGACGCGCTGCCGATGGACGAGCTCAACACCTTCGCGCACGCCTCGACCCACAAGGGCCGCATGCACGCCTGCGGCCACGACGGCCACACCACGATGCTGCTGGGCGCGGCGAAATACCTGGCGGCGACGCGCAATTTCGACGGCACCGTGCACTTCATCTTCCAGCCGGCCGAGGAGGGCCGCGGCGGCGCCGAGGCGATGGTCAAGGACGGGCTGTTCGACAAGTTCCCGTGCGAGGTGGTGTTCGGCATGCACAACCGGCCGAAGATGGAGGTCGGCAAGTTCATGATCCGGCCCGGTCCGCAGATGGCCGGCGGCGGGCTGTTCGACATCCACATCAAGGGCAAGGGCGCGCACGGCGCGCGGCCGGAGAGCGGCGTCGATCCGGTGGTGATCGGCGGCCACATCATCACGGCGCTGCAGACGGTGGTGTCGCGCACCTTGGCGCCGCTGGATTCCGGCGTCATCAGCATCACGCAGATGCACGCCGGCGACGCCTACAACGTGATCCCCGAGACCGCCGTGCTGCGCGGCACGGTGCGCGCCTTCCGCAAGGAGGTGATGGCGACGATCAAGGAGAGGATCGAGCGCATCGCCACCGGCATCGCTTCGACCCTGGGCGGCGAGGCCAAGGCCGACGTGCGCATCGTGTTCCCGCCGCTGGTCAACACGCCCGAGGAGGCGATGTGGATCGCCGACGTGGCGGCGGGGATCGTCGGCGAGGAGAACGTCGAACGGAACGGCCACTTCGTCATGGCGTCGGAGGATTTCTCCTACATGCTGGAGAAGGTGCCGGGCGCCTTCATCCTGATCGGCAACGGCGGCGGCGAAGGCGGCTGCGAGGTCCACAACCCGTCCTACGATTTCAACGACGCCGCCCTCCCGCTCGGCGCCACGCTGTGGGCCCGCGCCGTAGAGACGCGGCTGGCGAAGCGGGATTGA
- the trpB gene encoding tryptophan synthase subunit beta, producing the protein MNAPNSYRAGPDERGHFGIFGGRYVAETLMPLILELEKAYDAARTDPAFKAEIAKLNTHYAGRPSPLYHAERLTKQLGGAKIYFKRDELNHTGSHKINNVLGQVLLAKRMGKTRIIAETGAGQHGVATATACALFDLPCVVFMGAVDVERQAPNVFRMKMLGAEVRPVTAGSATLKDAMNEALRDWTATVETTFYCIGTVAGPHPYPMMVRDFQSVIGEETRGQMMAAEGRLPDTLVACIGGGSNAMGLFHPFLDDKGVRIIGVEAGGKGVHTGEHAASLTGGRPGVLHGNRTYLLQDSEGQITEAHSISAGLDYPGIGPEHSWLKDVGRVEYVSATDDEALSAFQLLSRIEGIIPALEPAHALAHVLKLAPTLPKDNLLVMNLCGRGDKDVFAVAERLGVKL; encoded by the coding sequence ATGAACGCCCCCAACAGCTACCGCGCCGGCCCGGACGAGCGCGGCCATTTCGGCATTTTCGGCGGCCGCTACGTCGCCGAGACGCTGATGCCTCTGATCCTCGAGCTCGAGAAGGCCTACGACGCGGCCAGGACCGATCCCGCCTTCAAGGCGGAGATCGCCAAGCTCAACACCCACTACGCCGGCCGGCCGAGCCCGCTGTACCACGCCGAGCGCCTCACCAAGCAGCTCGGCGGCGCCAAGATCTACTTCAAGCGCGACGAGCTGAACCACACCGGCTCGCACAAGATCAACAACGTGCTGGGCCAGGTGCTGCTGGCCAAGCGCATGGGCAAGACGCGGATCATCGCGGAGACCGGCGCCGGCCAGCACGGCGTCGCCACCGCCACGGCCTGCGCGCTGTTCGACCTGCCCTGCGTGGTGTTCATGGGCGCGGTCGACGTCGAGCGCCAGGCGCCGAACGTGTTCCGCATGAAGATGCTGGGCGCCGAGGTGCGGCCGGTGACGGCGGGATCGGCGACCCTGAAGGACGCCATGAACGAGGCGCTGCGCGACTGGACCGCCACCGTCGAGACGACGTTCTACTGCATCGGCACGGTGGCCGGTCCGCATCCCTATCCGATGATGGTGCGCGACTTCCAGTCGGTGATCGGCGAGGAGACGCGGGGGCAGATGATGGCGGCCGAGGGCCGCCTGCCCGACACGCTGGTGGCCTGCATCGGCGGCGGCAGCAACGCGATGGGCCTGTTCCACCCCTTCCTCGACGACAAGGGCGTGCGCATCATCGGCGTCGAGGCCGGCGGCAAGGGCGTGCACACCGGCGAGCACGCCGCCTCGCTGACCGGGGGCCGGCCCGGCGTGCTGCACGGCAACCGCACCTACCTGCTGCAGGACAGCGAGGGCCAGATCACCGAGGCGCACTCGATCTCGGCCGGGCTCGACTATCCCGGCATCGGGCCGGAGCATTCCTGGCTGAAGGACGTCGGCCGCGTCGAGTACGTGTCGGCGACCGACGACGAGGCGCTGTCGGCGTTCCAGCTGTTGTCGCGGATCGAGGGCATCATCCCCGCGCTGGAGCCCGCGCACGCGCTGGCGCACGTGCTGAAGCTGGCGCCGACGCTGCCGAAGGACAATCTGCTGGTGATGAACCTGTGCGGCCGCGGCGACAAGGACGTGTTCGCGGTGGCCGAGCGGCTGGGGGTGAAGCTGTGA